A stretch of DNA from Candidatus Afararchaeum irisae:
TCAGACATATGTATCACATATTGTGTAGTATAGTGTGCATACACTTAATGGTTGTTTTCTTTAGTAGACAGGTTGGTGTACTATGCTACACAAAATTTATATGTATTCACTCCCTATTTAGTAAATACGATGAGTGAAACCCAACAAAACACGGGTGAAGAGGACATGGAACTCGTGGACGACGACAACCTTGCGGACAACACAGAGATGCTAAACTTCTTGGGTGATAATCCTCGCGCACGGATACTCACTGTGTTGGTTCTCGAACGTGGGGATGATATTAGCATCTCGGAGCTCTGTCGTCTTGCTGGAGTTAGCCGTAGTACCGTGTACAAATACGACATAATCGATGACCTCGAAAAAATTGGAGCGGTGGAATCCCGTAACATGGCAGGAGGAAAGTTAGTCAAACTTAACTCGGACAATGATGTCGCTCAGAAATTCGTTGAGTTCGGGAAGTCTCTCACCCAAAACCGTCTCGGCCGCACTCGGTAAGTATCACTAACCGTGTACAGAACCCCCGAAGTAGACCACCATATACCACATCTCACCTCGGGGGCACCCTCTCCAACAGTCTTTTTACACGCTAACTTTATTAACCGTGCATGGTGCGTATAGACGACTCAGGCGACGAGGTGAAATGCTGGTTATCCTATCCCGACGAGGTCGACCTCCTATCTCGACAGGCACGCGAAGAAGACTGGAAGCGTAGGATAGCCGTGCTCTTGATGGGTAAGGTCGGGCTTCGAGCCAGCGGTGTACCTACGGCTCGACCTCGGGGTCTACAGTACAACGACGACGGAGAGTACTGGGAACTCGAAGTACGAGGTAAGAACACTAAGGGCGGCGAGAAAGCCACGAGAGACGCATACGTACCCCGAGGTGTGAAACGTGAGCTGGAGAACTACGCTAAAGAGAGAGACATAGCACCGTCTGAACCATACGTCGACGTCTCCGTGGACTCTATCCGTCGATGGGTACGTGAAGCCGCACAGAGTCTCGTAGATGCGGGAGAGTCCGAACGGTGGAGTCACGTGTCGAGTCACGATCTACGCCGTAGCTGGGCGACACACCACCTCGTTGAGAAGGACGTCTCCGTGCGTGTAATGATGGAGATAGGCGGCTGGTCGTCGTACCAGAGCATAGAACCGTACTTGGCTAAACCGACGCCGTCGACAATAGGGGAAGAACTCAGTTAGTCTATCTCTTCTAAGACCTCCCGTGTACGCACGACGTTGACCTTCTCAGCCACAGTATCCGTGTGAAAGTCCTTGTCACCGGTGACGAAGTAATCTGGCTTAGCTTCGAGCACCGAGGCGAAGACCTTAGCGTCGTTGCCTTCGCCTAATACATCGACTGCCTCACCGTACCGATCCTCGTACTCTTCTTCGGGGATAATATCGATGTCTATCAGCGCGGTGTCGAGAGCCTCAACTGCTCCCTGTTCGGAGATCCCGAAAGTACCTGACTTACGTACTGCTACTTCTTCGAGTTCATCATGACAGACCTCAGCTGTAACGAGATGTATACTCCGTGAGTCTAAGAGTTCAGCTTCAAGACCATCGAAGAAGATCCCCGAGATTAGAACGTTAGTATCCACGAAAGCAGTACTATTACCGGAGTTCATCCGTGTCTAACTTCGTCGAGTTCTTCGAGCATCTCGTCTTCACTCACGCCTGCGCGTTCAGCTAACTCACGTAGGGACTCACGTCGGTTCTCGGCGAGTAGTTTCCGGAGAGCCTCACGGATCACCTCACTCCGACTTGCGTACTCGCCCGTCTCTATGAGTTCGTCTAGCTCCTCCTCGACTTTCTCAGGTATACGTGCCTGTACTGGTTTCAGACTCTCCGACATGTGTACTCGTTTGTATTACAGAGCTAAATACGTATCGGCAGTACCCGAGGTGAGATACCACCCGTGGTCTACCTCGGTCGGTCTGACTCGCTGCGCTCTGGTTTGCCCGTGGGTTGTCCCAGTGCTTACGTCGTCAGACGCGAGCCGAAGATCCCTCGCCCTTCGTGAGTCCACCGAGGGGTTGGTTTTTCGGCTACTTCACGTCAACACCGGAGACGCGACGGTTGGGTTTCTGGTGCTAGATGGTATCTCGAAAGAATGGTCAGTGAGGTAGTTGAGCCTGACACTCCGAGCTAATGGTTCTCGCTCGCCCGTCTCCCTTCACAGAATTTCGAGGCGGATGCCACGGGGTCGTTCGGAAATCAGAGATTTCCGTGATGACGAAACGCTTCGCGTTTCGAACCACTTGACCCCGTGGAGGAAGCCGACACTCGCTGACTCAAACAACGCTCAACAGCAGGGCCGACTCCCCCACAATAATATAAATGTTCATATGGTAATAACTCTAAATGTGAACCACGATGGACGATGACGCGCCACGACGCACCGTCAACATCAAACTCGACGTACCCGACGAGCGTCGCGGCGACCTCCATCAAACCAAAACCCAATTTCTCCACTGTGCCAACCGCACAAGCGAGTGGGCGTGGCGCTACGACGAACTCTGCATCACCAGCAAGAGCAAAGCTGAAGACGCCCTGTACAACGACTTGCGTGAGGAAACCGACCTCACCGCCAACCTCGTCCAGAAAGGAATTCGACGTGCTATCGAAGCCGTCCAAGGCGGCGTCGAGAAGCTGAAGAAAGGCGAGAAAACGAGTCAACCAGAATTTGACTCGTGGAGCGTCGTCTACGACAAACGCTCTGCGACGTTCAACGCCGACCACGCGACCCTCTCCACACCGAACGGCAGAGTCAAAACTGACTACGTTCTCCCACCGGAAGGCGAACGTGAGGACACACCGTTTGGTCGGTACTACGAGAACGACGACTGGGATGCCTCAAACGCCACACTCCAGTACGACGAGGAGAATGACACGTTCTACCTCCACGTCACGTTGAAAAATCCAGACTACGAGGTTGACGGCACAGAACGCCAAGAAGCCGAGTTACCCGACGACCACGAAAAGAACGGAGTGGTTCTTGGAGTGGACTTGAACGTGACCGGCGCGTTCGCCGTCACCTCCACAGGTGCGTTCATCGGCAGTGCTGATTATCTGAACCACAAGCGCGACCAGTACGAGCAACGCCGCGCCAAACTGCAACAGACTGGAACGCGGTCAGCACACCTCACCATCAAATCCATCGGAAGCGCGTTCAGCGAGTGGTCGCTGGACTGGTTACATAACCGAGCGAACGACCTTATCGCGGAAGCCCACAACGCAGATGTGGACGGCATTATTTTCGAGAATCTTGACCACATCCGCGAACACATTGCGAACGGGTCGAAGTTCCAGCAGTGGGCCTACGCGAAGTTCGTGGAACTTGTGAAGTACAAGGTCGAATCCACAGAACTGTTCGTTGACTTCGTGAATCCGGCGTACACAAGCCAGCGGTGCT
This window harbors:
- a CDS encoding transposase; amino-acid sequence: MDDDAPRRTVNIKLDVPDERRGDLHQTKTQFLHCANRTSEWAWRYDELCITSKSKAEDALYNDLREETDLTANLVQKGIRRAIEAVQGGVEKLKKGEKTSQPEFDSWSVVYDKRSATFNADHATLSTPNGRVKTDYVLPPEGEREDTPFGRYYENDDWDASNATLQYDEENDTFYLHVTLKNPDYEVDGTERQEAELPDDHEKNGVVLGVDLNVTGAFAVTSTGAFIGSADYLNHKRDQYEQRRAKLQQTGTRSAHLTIKSIGSAFSEWSLDWLHNRANDLIAEAHNADVDGIIFENLDHIREHIANGSKFQQWAYAKFVELVKYKVESTELFVDFVNPAYTSQRCSHCGFTHEDNRDDKQFACQDCEYEANADYNAAKNIANRYCGYIHRGQKSRGGWATSQLALKSGTLNVNGDYTPAELLG
- a CDS encoding ribbon-helix-helix domain-containing protein; translated protein: MSESLKPVQARIPEKVEEELDELIETGEYASRSEVIREALRKLLAENRRESLRELAERAGVSEDEMLEELDEVRHG
- a CDS encoding winged helix-turn-helix domain-containing protein produces the protein MSETQQNTGEEDMELVDDDNLADNTEMLNFLGDNPRARILTVLVLERGDDISISELCRLAGVSRSTVYKYDIIDDLEKIGAVESRNMAGGKLVKLNSDNDVAQKFVEFGKSLTQNRLGRTR
- a CDS encoding PIN domain-containing protein; translation: MNSGNSTAFVDTNVLISGIFFDGLEAELLDSRSIHLVTAEVCHDELEEVAVRKSGTFGISEQGAVEALDTALIDIDIIPEEEYEDRYGEAVDVLGEGNDAKVFASVLEAKPDYFVTGDKDFHTDTVAEKVNVVRTREVLEEID
- a CDS encoding site-specific integrase, coding for MVRIDDSGDEVKCWLSYPDEVDLLSRQAREEDWKRRIAVLLMGKVGLRASGVPTARPRGLQYNDDGEYWELEVRGKNTKGGEKATRDAYVPRGVKRELENYAKERDIAPSEPYVDVSVDSIRRWVREAAQSLVDAGESERWSHVSSHDLRRSWATHHLVEKDVSVRVMMEIGGWSSYQSIEPYLAKPTPSTIGEELS